In Nostoc sp. CENA543, a single genomic region encodes these proteins:
- a CDS encoding type II CAAX prenyl endopeptidase Rce1 family protein, which produces MTNEESSTKLKLRPRRKFRFGVFVLLVIISAIAIFLFYPRSQPIIRQESNYAIHKRQSFNQTTYYPLNQTVNPDLYQPVAKWVGRLLLPTPQQIPPGEDWVWIEIQHAPPTAQSLVGKIIRLEWQDQPQLKSYVQAVQRDVKFTESTKKSQAGGIIHPARLDGRLQVGPLQSLAGARPNDDVIVSLNDAELVEIGNSEPRLRISQEPVLTTGRFYSLVKILYPEPTSSKYPAPFACPGSSPCPSDFFRVRHYSRVTRQFDGVEETIRIPQQVFDTRNIPPSTPRQIETSPVGTFGWYIYGSKNPQGIFTVQGLVPRSLLQLQPSKIVLGEAAGLTYTKDKNWQIPPQDQGTITKVLLDPTTKAPPNALLDWREGDKAILLHSFGGIGGKKAEGFPAFTVTGHFAFGLAEVVREPITQELQFAITYAQIYANNPDGIISGKHSWVDYMGNLQWGWAATRPISDVLMKFPAVTQDYDFAGVKLSPTAEFLQQLEIMMARYRTGDGTGSATVSPATSCVQDASQALYIAIQVITQQVKSRPEIQQWLKNHPNDPQTLRFQKLVHLGQALERQLTPLGIVRADWQSSADYLMGTGERKPTERDRSIWAALTSWRTMLPRQAHDELAALFLKHGAKLWFLRTNQIGGTNPDIAPLAPTMGLGYLTIPGTNIAPITILLNRLLASLVLPRAQDWLVMGVILIVYGAIAIPLGWKFGFLHWSFSPSERIEQIAIALQALFFPAISEELVFRVLSLPHPIEVINWYIWALWAIFIIFLFIIYHPLNAKTFFPQGSPTFLHPIFLTLAGLLGLCCTVAYALTGCFWIIVLIHWVVVLVWLLALGGKEKLEA; this is translated from the coding sequence ATGACAAATGAAGAATCTTCTACCAAACTAAAGTTACGTCCCAGGAGAAAATTTCGCTTTGGGGTTTTTGTGCTGTTGGTGATTATAAGTGCGATCGCTATTTTCCTGTTTTATCCGCGATCGCAACCAATTATTCGGCAGGAAAGTAACTACGCCATCCACAAACGCCAAAGCTTTAATCAAACCACCTATTATCCCCTCAATCAAACTGTTAACCCCGATTTGTATCAACCCGTCGCCAAATGGGTAGGGAGATTACTCTTACCCACGCCACAACAAATCCCACCTGGGGAAGACTGGGTATGGATAGAAATTCAACACGCACCCCCCACAGCGCAGTCTCTAGTTGGTAAAATCATCCGCTTGGAATGGCAAGATCAACCACAGTTAAAGTCTTACGTCCAGGCTGTACAACGAGATGTCAAATTTACCGAGAGTACGAAAAAAAGCCAAGCTGGGGGGATTATTCATCCAGCACGTTTAGATGGTCGTCTTCAGGTGGGGCCTTTACAATCACTGGCTGGTGCTAGACCTAATGATGATGTGATTGTCAGTTTAAATGATGCGGAACTAGTAGAAATCGGGAATAGTGAACCACGCTTGCGAATTTCCCAGGAACCAGTATTAACTACGGGTAGATTTTATAGCTTAGTTAAAATTCTCTATCCCGAACCCACTAGCAGTAAATATCCCGCACCTTTCGCCTGTCCGGGGAGTTCACCCTGTCCTAGTGATTTTTTTCGGGTGCGTCACTATAGCCGAGTGACTCGCCAATTTGATGGCGTAGAAGAAACCATCCGCATCCCCCAACAGGTATTCGACACCCGCAATATCCCCCCATCTACCCCCAGACAAATCGAAACTTCCCCAGTGGGAACATTTGGCTGGTATATCTACGGTAGTAAAAACCCCCAAGGAATATTTACTGTCCAGGGATTAGTGCCGCGATCGCTCCTGCAACTCCAGCCCAGTAAAATAGTCTTGGGAGAAGCAGCCGGACTTACCTACACCAAGGATAAAAATTGGCAAATTCCACCACAAGACCAAGGAACAATTACCAAAGTTTTGCTTGATCCCACCACCAAAGCACCACCCAACGCCTTATTAGATTGGCGAGAAGGTGATAAAGCTATTCTTCTTCACAGTTTTGGCGGAATTGGCGGGAAAAAAGCCGAAGGATTCCCCGCGTTCACCGTCACTGGACATTTTGCTTTTGGGCTAGCAGAGGTAGTGCGTGAACCCATCACCCAAGAATTACAGTTTGCCATTACCTACGCCCAAATTTACGCCAATAATCCCGATGGGATCATCTCCGGTAAACATTCCTGGGTTGATTATATGGGTAACTTGCAATGGGGATGGGCAGCCACACGCCCCATTTCTGATGTGTTGATGAAGTTTCCCGCCGTTACCCAAGACTATGATTTTGCAGGGGTGAAACTCTCTCCCACGGCAGAATTTCTGCAACAGTTAGAAATTATGATGGCGCGTTATCGCACAGGTGACGGTACAGGTAGCGCGACGGTTTCTCCCGCCACTTCTTGCGTCCAAGATGCTAGCCAAGCATTATACATTGCCATTCAAGTCATTACCCAACAGGTGAAATCCCGTCCTGAAATTCAGCAATGGCTAAAAAATCATCCCAATGATCCCCAGACATTACGCTTTCAAAAATTAGTGCATCTTGGTCAAGCCTTAGAAAGACAATTAACACCATTGGGAATTGTCCGCGCTGACTGGCAAAGTAGTGCAGATTATTTAATGGGTACTGGTGAAAGAAAACCAACAGAACGAGATCGCAGTATTTGGGCGGCATTAACCAGTTGGCGGACAATGCTACCCAGACAAGCCCACGACGAACTAGCCGCTTTATTCTTAAAACATGGTGCAAAACTGTGGTTTCTCAGAACCAATCAAATTGGCGGTACAAATCCCGATATTGCCCCCCTCGCACCGACAATGGGCTTAGGATATCTCACTATTCCTGGTACCAACATTGCACCCATTACCATTTTGCTCAATCGCTTACTTGCGTCCTTGGTACTTCCCCGCGCCCAAGATTGGCTAGTGATGGGAGTGATATTAATAGTTTACGGGGCGATCGCCATACCTTTGGGTTGGAAATTCGGCTTTCTGCATTGGAGTTTCAGCCCATCTGAGAGAATAGAGCAGATAGCGATCGCCCTACAAGCCCTGTTTTTCCCAGCCATCTCCGAAGAATTAGTCTTTCGAGTTTTATCCCTTCCCCACCCCATAGAAGTCATCAACTGGTACATATGGGCATTGTGGGCAATATTCATCATCTTTCTGTTTATCATTTATCATCCCCTCAACGCCAAAACCTTCTTCCCCCAAGGTTCCCCCACCTTCTTACACCCCATTTTCCTTACTCTAGCCGGACTTTTAGGGCTATGCTGCACAGTCGCCTACGCCCTCACCGGCTGTTTTTGGATAATTGTCCTCATACACTGGGTTGTCGTCTTAGTTTGGCTGTTAGCCCTCGGAGGAAAGGAGAAGTTAGAGGCGTAG